AAAGTTGTCTAACTTATGCTGATTATAGCCCACATTGGCCGCAAGTTATTATCAAATGTCTCCCCAGAGTAATATATATCAAGAAATACGCACTCGGCTATCCTCCCTTCGCCGTTCGcttttctgtgtttttgggAAAACGGTTTGGTGGGCGGGACCAGCGCTTAACCCACTAATCGAATTTTCTGTGCGGAAAACCGTTCTGTGCCTCGGGGGTAAGCCTTTTGGCTGGCCTAATGTTTTAGGCCAAAACATGACTGCTTCGCCACGGGCCGCAGATATCGGGGCGTGTGTAGAAACAAGTGCCGTTAAATGACCTTGTTAATCATGTTCCTGTTTTTGCCTGTATGCGTGATTTAtgcttatttatattttatgaactaAACTGCCTTTGGAGAGCTGTTGTCGAAAGAGAAAGGCGGAAGaaacatttatttgaattagGTCCAGCAGGGGAATAAAATAGACAAGTTGTGCCAATGTTTGTACTGGTAAGGCTTGAACTatagagttttaaaattgaCTCTTTAAAGTTATAAGTATTTAGGAAGTTTTTCAATTCATTGAACTCGATATTTAAGAaccaaaaaatgttaaaaattaacatttctAAGCCCTTTACGCGTAGCAAATCTACCATCTGTAAATATACGCCCCTGTTTGGACAATTGActgtaaaacaagaaaggaagctaccttcggccagccgaagctaatataccctttcagatacagtaatgctcactcggtgcagttccagggattccagattcagcgtttctatttttgaattaaagcgcctacttcctacaaagtcacaatgaattttcttatatatgttgaaattttcctatgggagccttaagatatagtggtccgatccggctcgctccgacatatgtactacctgcaacagaaagaagactttcgggaaagttttatcgcgatagctttaaaactgagagactagttcgcatagaaacggacagacggacatggctagatacactcagaaaatgaatcgccctgaattttagaaaatcgcctatggatttgcttcactggcgatttttttctttaaaataaaaaaattttctactggtaaagaaaatttttttccaattaatcaaaattcattaaattcaagaaatattccagaaatatagaaaaaaatcgccagtaaagcaaatccataggcgattttctaaaatttttttttgagtgtagactcggctattggtgctgatcaagaatatatatactttatgtggtcggaaacgtctccttcactgcgttgcaaacatctgactaaaattataataccctctacaagggtataaatatacagtgTATTCAAAAAGGATTTTTTGCATAAAAGTTTAGCTAATGCATAAAAATGATATaacctttgtttttttggcctgTAGCTCTTTCCCCATATATTAagttatgtggtatcaattttgactttatATGCGAGCACCTCAATTTAATATGTACCCCAGCCAGTTCGAATCTCGAATGTGTTTTTCTCCCACATTGCtgatttttctcatttttgaaGTCACAGAATTtcggtaaaaacgatatgcgcatgcaataccagaaatttaccatgcccatatcgattttaccgCGACGTGGTTTTTGTTACATATTTTCAGATTGACCACCCCCCGTTTAACTTTGCTCAAAGCCTTATGCAGAAGCCAACTACCTTTACATTGATCGATCCACGGCCTTTGGCTGTCAATGATTGGTGCTGACCGGTCGAGCGGAGCAACTTAATCAGCTCTTAACTTTCGCACGGCTGAGAGGGAGCTGCTGCACTTAATAAACGCAATTAATCCAATTAAAATGTCATGTCCCATTAATGCGAATTAAACTCAGCGCAAATGTTctgcaattaaataaatgcacTTAAACCAATGAAATGCATACACACGCGCGTGTTAAGGGGAGGGTGGGAGTAAACATTCATATCAATGTCGTAAAGCCGCTTGACAGTTGAAAGATGAAAGAGGGTTGCGGACGCAAAGGGAAAACCAGCCAATGAGCTTGCAAATTTACACGCCACGATAAACATCAATGGACAATTAAATGCAAGTGGAGTTGTGGCCTTGTCAAGTCGCATTTACCGACCGACCAGCACTTTCCATTCCGCTAAAACCCCCAAAACTCCGCCCGTTCATTCCCCATCTTGACTTTATTAACATAATCGACTGTGTCAACGCGTTCGGTCATTTTCTCCTCTGGTGGCAACTAATTAAATatggcaaaataaaataaatacattttcgatTCGAGCTGCGAGTGTGTGTTACTGCACTTGTGTGCTGGTGTTACAcaacaatttttcatttttcatgtttatttATCATCATGAAATTACAAACAGAGCCGCAAAGCATGCAGCGTTCAATTAATATGCGTAATTTACACGTTGTTTGGGCTTGATACATTTATTGTTTGCGGCACGTGGCAACAGTTGTTGGTATGGAATGTCGGGTGGTATTTTCCGTACGGCTTAATTGTGTGAGAGttgaatatattaaaaactgCACTGCTCTGATTGGCAAAATCAAGCAAATCtaacatatttaataaaatatttcattttaatttagcattgaaataaaatatttaggaagaaaatcttagaacCAAATTAATGCTAGCACACACAAAAGGAGCTAAGAGTTTTAGGTAGGAGCTACTAATGATCTTCACCTTCTTAACCCACAAAAAAATGCCGGGATGAAATCGACACGCGTATGGTAAATTTATGGTATTTATAAGCATATAGTATTATCTGTTTCGTAGATCctctgacttcgaaaaagagagcGAGAATAACTGTTTCTCCCATTTCGAAATAGATAGGTAGGGAGAGTTATATTTACAGTAGTGAATATTATATTTGCAGGGCTATAattcttttaacttaattaaattttatgaaagaAAACTATTTGCAAACGCTTCTCTATAGCAAACAgtaaacaaaatcaacaatacAAACGCACAAGCACACGCAAATAGGCTCACACAGATATAagtcacaaacaaatatttgaaaatcatGTTCATCATCaaggtaatttataaaataaatttaccaaGCAACATGTTTTTATTGGGTTTAACATGTTTATGCCAACTCTTAAAGGAATGAAGATGCCGTGCTCTTTGGTATGTCTTTTGCTTTCGGTGATTAGGTATTAATTGGGGAGGGAGAAAAATATCTATTTTTATTCAGCCAGTtagttcttttctttttttcagaaACAATTCAAATATGTAATCAAACTTCCAAAAGatacatacaaatataaaaagttaCAGCCAGGCAGAAGccacattacgtatacgtattgAATAACACTTCGATAGGGGGGGCGGGGCTGAAACTCAGCTCATTGTAATTTCTGAGCTGTCAGGACGAAAACCTTGGCGGGCTAACACTGCATATTTTTCGGCGGTATTGTTTGTGCCAGGCAACGACAACGACgtaaataactaaaatttatgttatttattttgtaatttatgctACCATCCTTCTCTCGATCGACTATGAGTGCCTTTGTTTTCTGTCAATCAATCTGACAGttgttttaatcatttttttcctCATCCGCTTTCTGCTAACTCATTTTATGGgttataaatatattgataGTAGTTCGACACTTAATAGCCATTTCCAGACCTTTCCTATTTTATCTAAACATGAAAGTCACATTTGCACTTTCACACAGTTCACGTCAGTAACTCTTGCAATCCTTAAAAACGcaataatgaaatatatgtGCAATTGGATacctacactgaaaaaaattatatgaattCAGGGTAAAGCCgtctaaacaaatatttgttggaCTTCTAAGAAATGtatgaaattaaattctgtCATTCCttacaaaaatacattttctttttatcaaaataataacagTTTTTACACAAGAAAACTAGACTAGACTTGAAATTaaatgatcaatttgatattatgtggtatGAATTTTGACTTgacatataaatttaatatggtTAAAATGTAACAACATGTTCTAAAAAGGCCACAGATATACCCATAGATAAagaattatttgattttagtatttCGATTTTTGCGAAATCACTGAGATGCCCCAGGTAGTCATTTTGAAGGAAGTAGGTTCATAGTTTTACATATGCATTTCTTTTGTTCAATCTCTGGCCCGGATTTGGCAAATTGTTTGCAGGGAAAACAAAGGGACTCGGGAGGAGTCAGGAGGAGTCAGGAGGAGTCAAGCAGGGCGAAGATGAGAAGGCTGCTTATCCCTTGCCCAGCAATCCAACTTCTTTCGTGTCGGAGCAATTTATGCTGCCTGCCCGACTCCTCGGGGGCAATTGTCTGACTCGACTCCTCGCCCACCCTCACTGCAACTCGCCGCCTCTTCTTGGCAGGCAATCTGCTCCTCGTTGTTTGCAGTTTAAAGGTTGAGAGTAGTTCAAATTGTTTGCCAGGTATTTGCACTCCAGCACTTTTTTCCAGCTATTTGATCTGTGATTGAGCTGAATGAGCAAATAAACTTGTGGCCCGACTCCATTGAGCATGCAGAGACATGGAAAGGTTAATGCGCTCAATGGATTTGCGGCGAGAGTTAAAATAGTATATTTTAACAGAGTCTTGGCTAAGATATGACTCGACATCATTTGATTGGAATTAAAGGAACTTTCAAGAAAATAGGTAAATGGATAAAGAGATGATCCGAAAATTAAAGCTCTTAAATGTCGGCATTGCGACTAATTGCTTTTGTGTCCTTTTATTGTGACTGAGCTATCTTATTTTGCAACTCTTCTTTGTTTATTCCCTTTTAGGGACGGCtgcagcactttatcaaaaatTATGCGACAAAATATCTGTGCCATGTCAACGTTTCAATAGGCGGCCAATAAAATTTATGGCCAGTGCAGCGGCCCCAATCGGCTGCAACAGAAACCGGCCCTGACCAACCCAACTCCAGTGGAAACTTTCACAGGCTTTCCTGCTCCATTCTGCTTTCGATTCTGTATAGTATATGTACGCAGATATACAATGTAGACGGGTACATTTGTCATGAGTGTGTTGTGGCCAGACTTATTAAACGGCTTTTAAGGGCCGGCTCGGAACATCCCCATTATGCGCAGAGTCTTTTTTCTATAGACTACTGCGATTTATGTCCAAGCAAATTACTTTTGCGGTTGTATTTTGCAAATGATgcagtattttttgtattggGATAAATAATAAGGTAAATAGGAGTGGGGTATACTTAGAGGCAGACATTATAAAAGTATTACCACAATTTGGAGTTGCCTATTAATGACAAAAAGggtcataaaataaatgaaatgaaactcTTTTCTCTTAATTTTTACGGTTCAGTTAGCcggctatatatatttaataatagctACCAAGTGAGAGTGTCCTTTCTAGCTCTAAAACTTGGtctctaataaaataaaatgtattaaattgtataaccttttttttatcttatGAGGGattcacattttgtaaatCTAATGGCGGCTTTTTGATCTGTATTGTAGTTACCCTGGTCATACCCAGGCACTTTTAGAGCCCTAAAACATTTAAGCATCCATTAACTTAGACCTAAAGGGTGTATTGGACTGAATGCCAAAGAAGAATGATATTGTTACTTTCGTAGAGGTTTAACTCCATTACAATCATATTAACATCCACActgaatttaattgtgttaGCTTTACGAATAACACCGAAAACaaaatactatttaaaaccTTCCTTGGAAGCCTCTTTTAGACATAAAGTAGTGGGTATCTCAAAGCTGTGAGTCTGGACAACAGCGTTCTATCCTGTTTGTTTTGCCACCagaaaagtatatttaaaatttatgaggCTAACTCACTAAATTGAGCAGAGAGCAAAGGAGGACCAGAAACGAAATACAAATGGGACCCAAGctgtttatgtttttcgaaCGTGTTTGGATGTCAGAGCAGTTACATTTACACGCAGCTCGTCCATTTGTAATTCCCCTTCTCAGCTCGCTTCAGTTTGGGTGAGGGCTGGAATGTAACCCAAATTAAGTTGTTGCCTATGGTAAATTGTCATTCTCCAgtgtgtacatatgtatgtgtaaaATGGGAAAAGAAGTGGAAAATTATGTGTGAACCTGAGAAAATGGGTAGAAGTCGACTTAGCCGCTTTAAACAGAGACAGGCAACCCAGAAAAGTGTTTCCTGCCAGATAACAAACGGTAGTAATTAGAAGGGACATTGGGCCGCCCACAAAGAATGCTCTACGCATAATTAAACAGCAAATTAAGCATTATCAAAAGGAGCCCAGATACAAGCCTACACTGGGAAACCCGAATGCTTTTGCCAGACCCCAGTCGATTGATATGAGCTGGGCTTAACCTTGTTTCGGATACACccaaaaaacttgatatgaagcggtgatcaaaatgatattatgtgttataaattttaacttgATTTAAGGCCATCTCATTTTTATATGCTCGATATGTTAACAACAGGACAGTTCGAATTATTCTTCTCGCTTCCACTAAGGTTATTAagtctccgagagagagaatttaacaaaattcaattatttaatgttaattttaccagttgtgcatggtaaaaacgatcTGATTccgttgtgtttttttttgtgtgtagtgtaAATTCGCCCATAAGCAAGCTACGCACAAGGGACGCAACCGCATagtgtaatattaataatggtTAATAGGCAACAAGTGAATGGGGTCGACTGTTGCCTAGTGACCTTCAGGGACATTTCATCATCTTAATGGCGGCCAGTTTGGGGCAAGCAGCAAATCTGTGGCAATGCACGCGTTAACCTCGACAGCGACACTCAAATTAGAAAGCCCTCGAGGGAAGGCGTCCTTCGACCTAAGCTGCTTTCCCGCCCCCGTTTGTCACCTGCCATTGCGGTCTGGACTGTCAATAGCACTTAAACAGACACATAAGCAAGCGGTCCGGGGAACTGAAACTGGAGTGGGATCGGTTCAAAGGGGAAGAGCCGCCCACAAGGTCTGGTTTATGATAAGGTCCAGTCACCGGGCTTACCTGTGTATTTGTGGATGGCGATTGAGAGCGCCCCAAGCAATAGTTTATAAGCTTTCGAGCGGGTCGATCGAGAAGTTCCAATGAaccattaattttccattaaaatataaaattgggaATTAGTTTTCAAAGATATATCTTACAATGACATTCTCCTATAACGAGCAGTTGAACATGATAATGTTATGAAACTGAAACTCAGCTATCGTACTCTCTCCGATTTGCGGAGCTACCCTTCCGACTTCAGAATGGGCCATCCGACCCTTATAATCACAGCAATTAGTAATTACGCCTCCGCCTTCGCCCCCTTTGCCTCATCGCCAGGTTCACACCTGCCCTGGCACTTATCCCTTTTAATTAGGCGCCAccaaaaggcaaatttttCGAGCCCAAGAAGGCAGCCAAGTGGTAACGTCTCCCAGTCTCCCACAGCATCCCCTGCCATCTCTCTATCTGTCTGTTTGCTTTCCCTTTGGCAGATGCTTCGACTGGCAGCAGTGCCCGATGCCTTTGGCccatttctaaattttcattttaattattgcgAGTATTATTCTGAAAATCAAGTGAGCGGCAACTTTGCCAATTGCCACACGCCCCCTCCGgcggcggggggcgtggcagggggcCTCGACGGCAGCTGTTACATAGCCTTCATCCTTTTTCCCCTACTTTGCCACCTGCCAACGCCGCTTTCTCCTGGGAGAAAGCTGGTGTCTGCATGTTTCCGTATCTGTGTGTTATCATATTTCACGCCTATTagcgttttaatttaattaacatttatgGCGACAGTTTGAGCCGGCTGCAGTGGAAATATACGATGTTACGAGGGGGAGAAAGGGTTTTTCGGCCGTCTTTGACAGTGAAGTGCACTCCTCTGCGAATTCCCCAGCGTCGAAACTTTAACGAAAAAGCTTTAATCAGTTCCACTCCATTGTTTGACTTTCGAGATAAGCTGGCTGGGAACTtggctgcaactgcaactgcaacttcaTTGCGAATCCACCGAGGCAGCTCCAACGAAGTTATATTAGTTACCGATGCCGGAAATAATTTCACGTAACTATTTGCACGTAACGCCAGCCAGACAGCTGAAGCGATGTGAGAACCGGATAGCAGCAGTCCATCCACGCCTACCGGTCTAAATTTATTGAAGGTCCTGTCCGGCATGGACATGGCCAAGGCAACTTGAGCTGGAAATTACATCCGCTTGGGTCTCGAGTAGTAGCTTTAAAAGACTTTAAAACGATTGAACTAGGTGGGATgggaaaattgaaaacatttcCGTTCCCTGTTTGCCTGTTTTAATAACCTTATTAAATTCATCCGCCCAAGCGCACAGCAAGCGGGTGGGTTTTACAATAACATTTCGAAGTTGTCGTCTTAGAAACAGTTCTATTTTAGTTTCCCTGTGGCCTGGCAAAATCATCGTAACAATCAAtcaattttcgccaatttctAAATTTAGTTGTGGTTGATTggcaaatttaatatatttacagccaaacaaaattttaaatgaaacgatgatcagtTTGATATTATATAGTACCAATTTTGACTTCATATGCGGCATCTCAATTTGATATgatcgaaatgtaaacaaaaagccAGTTCGAGTTTCGAATGTGTCTTTCTCCCTCTTACTCACGTAATTTAAGTCGTTAGATTGCTTTTTACTCACTATTTCAAAGTTAGtaaatctccgagagagagaattatttaatatcaataagATCAGTGTTCAATTTAGTGTTGACTAGATAGTGTTCATTATTCGATTGCTGATATATGGAGGAATTGTTGATAGAATACGGTTACActcaataaaatatgaaatcaaTTGCGAGCTTTAACATTACATCTTGTATTGTTTTGTACCTTAACCTGTGTACTTTTCCACCATAATAGTTCGCCGTTTTTCACCTTTTCTACGCCACAGGTCAGCCCCGAAGATAGAATGGCTTTCCCGACTCCCCTCCTATTTAGCCACGTTTTTCCGCTTTTATGTTAACAACaaaggcagcggcagcaaatGAAGAGGCTGAGAGTCgagaagaaagaaaaacattgCAAAGGAAATCGTGGAGGAGCATTGTGCGAGACGATTGAAACTGCAATGCCGCTGCTCGTATTTTACCTTGGACTGCAGGCAAGCATGAGAATTTAATGAGCAGCCTCTGCAGAAGCTTTGAAGTTGGAGTTGCGCCGGTTTTTGCTCCCTCCCAAGTTTGAACTGTTTAAGTTTTAATCGAGTTATTGGCAGGCAGCGCGCAGGAAGTCGGGAATTAAATGGTCTGTTTCAAGTAATTATAAATTCACACAGGTCCAAATTCATTGCCGAGTAATTGcacgaaaatgtatttaatttcaaatttaataattccCACGGCCATGCCAGCTATTTTCAATTTAGCTATTTGTGGTTTTGTGCAAATTCAGTTTCGGTCAAATTGTTAGACATATTGCACAATTACATACATTTGGCTCAGACTCTGGAGTTTCGGTTTCgcttcggtttggtttggtttggtttgctttGATGGCAAACAATTACATGCCATTTGTTGTTTGGGCTAttgaaatttgattttgtgttttgtacTGTCAGAGCCTACAGATTATGTGGTTATGGCTAAAGTAAATGTTTTCCTAAgccttataaattaatatttaaccgAATGCataaacacaaatgaaaacgaGAAAGAAAGCACACAGAAGTCTGTATATATGCACACACTCGCCgttgttttatttacattcAAAGCTGTTAATTGTTTATTGTACCGATTTAATGcactgaattttaaaatataccatGTACGCGGAGgtttatatatttcaaatagATTTAATTGTGTCGGAAGTATCTTCTGCTGTGATGGCAAGCTTTTTGCTCTGTCAAAGTGCAAATCTTTTTGCCAATTAGCCTCCCAATTATCACctttaattaattgaatccACCAACGCTTGCGGTCCTCCAATCAGAATCACAATCGCACTGCACTAACCGACCTCTTTCGACGCGACTTCCGTATTTCCTCCCCTTCCTCTGCTGATTTCCATGCTAATCACAAGCCAAACTTTCAACTTCATTTATCTTCGGACTCCCCCAGCCGCACTCTTTCAATTAATTCGGGCCAACACTACGGGCTAAGCTATACCTTGCTAATTGGGATTATCTATTATCGGGCCATCGGTATTCGAATAATTAAAACGTCAAATTTAACTAGTTTGGCAATTGCCGGACTTTAAATTGGGTTCAGGGGCTAGTGGCTGgtggcaaaagaaaacaatttttggctttttcaaatgcaaatttcatTGCTCATACGACATGTGTTCCGTAGTCGTACGTGATGCGTGTGGGTCGGTGGTTTGTTAGTGAGTGTTCGAGCTTCGGTCTCGGTTTCAGTttcgatttaaattgattttaatttttggggtaAGATCCTGACCAGTGtggcatatttatttttcgtttgCCTGCGGCTATCGTTACCATTTTTCCTCCGGGATTGAGAATATCTCGGCCAAATAGTTATGCAAACGTGGCATTCAGTGGggcatttttaaaatgcgAGTCCCAGTTCTTATTttagttttccattttctacATATGATTCTTATGGGCTAATCACACAATTCCCTAGTCTGCGCCATGCATATGAAATATGAAATCTGACACACCCCCGTTCTCCAACTCGCACATTGCTAAGCTATTGCCTTGGTTATGAAAAACTTTGCTTATGCATAAATTTTCTCCCTCCGCGGGGTGAAAATTGAAATGCTTAAAAGCGCATGAAAATGTTGTTACAAGTTTGAAGTTTTTGCTGGGACGCTTTTTATGGGGAGCGGAGAGCAGCAACTTTAAATGCACGTttgagtatgtgtgtgtgcggtgaAGTGCGGCCCGGCTATTTGTTAAGAGTATttctataaaattttcaaggcTTTTGTTGAGGAAAACTTTCCCTGCTTTCCAGGCACcgaaaaagtgaaataaaaatattgttagaGAGCATAACAGGTGGTAACTTTggtttacaatttaaatatatgtactttTCGAGTAGCGTGGCTAATTTGCATTAGTTAAGCCCAGCCAAAGCCGAGTAGAAAGCCGCCCAAGAAGGCCACACACAGACGACCGCTGGTAGCACACGCTTTCCTGGCCTTATCCCCAAGTTCTTGAACGCGGGACAGGTTGACCCCTTCACCGACGACCTGCAGCTGCCCTCGTAGCTGATCCTGCTCCGCCTGAGACACTATCTTGAGGATATCCAGCCTGACGAGGCCCGCCTCCAGTGCGAGCTCGATCGCCAGAATGGTGCCGCCCGCCGCCACGGCCACCATTTTACTCGCCTTGAGGAGCACAAAGCCGGTGAGAAAGCCGCCTGCAGCCCCCATTCCAATCTGGCTATAGGGCGATCTCTGGCTAAGGTTGTTCATAGCTGAGGTCAGACATTGGCTTGAGCGAGGGATCTCTAGGCTGCAGTGATTCTACGTACTACTACACTTCACCACTGGTAGGTCACTCATTTCAGCTGCTTTTCTCGGTGCTTCTCTCTTTCCTGttactttacatttaaataatttgggcGACCTTTTGTTGAAAGCTACCGCACAGCATGCTGCTTTGCACTGCGCCCTCCTATGCGCTTCTCACTCTTCCCAGCTGCGCTCAACTGAGCAAATGACCGCCAGACCGTGAACCGTCTAAGCGGACAAAAACATCAAAGTTCGAACCTGCCCATTAAGGACGGGGAGCACCGACTTCTGTATTAAATTACGTTCATGTTATTAGGTACTGCAAgtacacattttaaaagtttttaataaggTATAAATATGTTGTCAAGTAAACAGGTACTTAGTAAGTACTACTAACAATCCGATTACACTCATATTTacattaaactttttaaagtcaCCCACTTCAATCTGTAGCTATACCTCATGCTCTTCAGATTATGCGGTACAGTAAAAGGAACTCTGTAACAATAATCGCAAGTTACTCATATGAGTTGTTAAATTAGGAAATGTTACTTTTCAAAAGGTATTAACTAACTAATGTTCACATTTCGAATTGCCTGatgtgaaatattttctagACCATTTTTTCCAGTGATTACATTTTTGGTCAATTATTTAGCTGAAGGTAACGGCTTCGATGGAAGAGTTCACGTTTACAGTTCAATTGCCTTAGGGCCATGAAATGGCATCGGTTTCTTTACGTTTGAAtgcattttggttttttggtcgtaccattgcttttatttaatttatcgtTCAATTATGCGCCCAGGCCCAGCCACGCCCAAACCAAATAGGAGAGGCCCCAGGAGCTGTCGAGGTGTTTTTCGCTTATCGCAAActgaaaatcaaattaacaATGAGCACGCAAATTGCCACAAATGACTGCGGAACTGGACTCGAGCGGAAAAGGGAATTCAACTATTTTCCGAGCGATTATCTAGGAGGAGTAATGCAGTCTTTAAGTGCTTTTGTGCAAACAATATCTCAGCCAGACAACGGCAGTGAACACCCTTGGCGATTCCCCTGGAAACAACTAAAGTGTTGGAACATTTAAATTGACATTAATAGGAAAagtaaaatgtgaaattgtctTGGCCAGGGAGAACTGAGGATAGAAACCAcacatgaaatataaatgaaacAGAATGCAACTTGACCATAAAATGTGAGCTCAACTGTGCGAAAAAAGGGCCAACACAACACCGGAGTAACTGACTAACAATTTCAACATCAATGCGAAACGTGTTTGCCATTCGACGTATTCTCTTACGGCTGCGAAGTTGGCAGAGAAAATCTTGCTTTTAAACATTTGCTTTCCctcttccttttctttttctaaGATCTGATTTTATGTCCCTTGTTCAGTACAGGTGTTTGTGGAAATACGTGAGCTGGCTGTGAAATGCCCACGTTCCAATCGtgcttttataaataatttgcatattttcagatatgactaaattatagattttacattcttatttaaatattagaaCATCCTCAACAGGTTGTGATGAATACTATTAATAAGTGGTAAGAATACAAATTccttattaaaaactaaaaaccgcCTTTTAAAACATCGAAAATATCGGTAATATCGATACTGACTTCGATGCTTTTTAAGCTCAATTTGAGTTGCCGCATATCAAGTTGAAATTGATACCAGATAATATCAAgttgatcatcgtttcatataaAGATCTTTCTGGGCTTATGagttttaagattttagaCAATGCAGATGATATAGCTATCTTCTAACCTTTAAACCGGTCTTATTCAGTTATTTTTAGTTCTCCCAAGTTTTCCAAATCGCAAAACCATTGCCAACCAAACTTTTTATGGAGACCGCCGAACATAAGAAATGTAGCTATGGACTACAACTG
The genomic region above belongs to Drosophila takahashii strain IR98-3 E-12201 chromosome 2L, DtakHiC1v2, whole genome shotgun sequence and contains:
- the LOC108067935 gene encoding FUN14 domain-containing protein 1: MSDLPVVKCSTMNNLSQRSPYSQIGMGAAGGFLTGFVLLKASKMVAVAAGGTILAIELALEAGLVRLDILKIVSQAEQDQLRGQLQVVGEGVNLSRVQELGDKARKACATSGRLCVAFLGGFLLGFGWA